One genomic segment of Mangifera indica cultivar Alphonso chromosome 6, CATAS_Mindica_2.1, whole genome shotgun sequence includes these proteins:
- the LOC123219630 gene encoding ankyrin repeat-containing protein NPR4-like: MWTLFDIVSYLGLFIPVSRNSPASYAVTGRYLAWSDPSVDLALLGHVEFTKAIVSQKPQLVAELDSFKRSPLHLAAAEGHSEIVKELLLANKDVSMFTDQEERIPLHLAAMRGRVEVIKELISAKPESIFEPIRGETALHLCVKLNHLDALKALVPSVDDEEFLNSKNLEGNSILQTTIYLLSGPKMRVDLNSLIKNGFPAFDGSCRNGTTRSNLQKNPIKETTTKVQTTQSPQKLKSIITSFFKWRRLINYKSDHHEKMRGNLMVVASLIANMSFQIATNPPGGYWQADATNLKIETCPKGVCSAGTSIHAYTHENEYHLLTFVNTVSFSASLSIILWLISGVPLRNRVFVGILLVKMWVTVLFIAGAYYLSISLVMPHEILDSISNWYPWVYVWSLIAIIFIHVIRSCWWVLKKVFMGVIFVAKWCCFKRKKTA, encoded by the exons ATGTGGACTCTCTTTGATATTGTTTCGTATCTCGGTCTCTTTATTCCGGTAAGTCGAAACTCTCCGGCGAGTTATGCGGTCACCGGCCGCTACCTTGCGTGGTCAGATCCATCCGTCGATCTGG CTTTGCTTGGTCATGTTGAGTTCACCAAGGCTATTGTGAGCCAAAAGCCTCAACTTGTCGCAGAGTTGGACTCTTTCAAACGCTCACCTCTTCACCTGGCTGCTGCTGAGGGCCACAGCGAAATTGTCAAAGAGCTGTTACTAGCAAATAAGGATGTGAGTATGTTTACTGACCAAGAGGAGAGAATTCCTCTCCATTTGGCTGCAATGAGAGGGAGAGTTGAGGTGATAAAAGAGCTTATAAGTGCAAAACCTGAGTCAATTTTTGAGCCAATCCGTGGAGAAACAGCTTTACATTTGTGTGTTAAGCTCAATCATTTGGATGCACTCAAAGCATTGGTGCCATCAGTTGATGATGAGGAGTTTCTCAACTCCAAAAACCTTGAAGGAAACTCTATCTTGCAA ACCACTATCTACTTGCTTTCCGGGCCAAAAATGAGAGTGGATTTGAACTCCTTGATCAAAAATGGCTTTCCAGCCTTTGATGGAAGCTGCAGGAACGGCACAACTCGAAGCAATTTACAGAAGAATCCCATCAAAGAAACAACCACCAAAGTTCAAACCACTCAATCACCCCAAaagttaaaatcaataataacatcATTCTTCAAATGGAGAAGGCTCATCAACTACAAGAGCGACCACCACGAAAAAATGAGAGGCAACTTGATGGTGGTGGCCAGCTTGATTGCCAACATGAGTTTCCAGATTGCAACAAACCCACCAGGTGGCTACTGGCAAGCAGACGCCACTAATCTGAAAATAGAAACCTGCCCAAAGGGGGTTTGCAGTGCTGGAACTTCAATTCACGCATACACTCATGAAAATGAGTACCACTTGTTAACATTCGTGAACACAGTCTCATTCTCAGCATCGCTCAGCATAATTTTGTGGCTCATTAGTGGAGTTCCTCTCAGGAATAGAGTTTTTGTGGGAATTTTGCTGGTAAAAATGTGGGTTACGGTGCTGTTTATCGCCGGTGCATACTATTTGTCAATAAGCTTGGTGATGCCACATGAAATACTTGATAGTATTAGTAACTGGTACCCATGGGTTTATGTTTGGTCGCTTATcgctataatttttatacatgtaaTAAGATCTTGCTGGTGGGTGTTGAAGAAGGTGTTCATGGGGGTGATTTTTGTGGCTAAATGGTGCTgttttaagaggaaaaaaacaGCTTGA